The following are from one region of the Stanieria cyanosphaera PCC 7437 genome:
- a CDS encoding phycobiliprotein lyase, with the protein MNTSVFEQFFDHCVGNWQSERTYHYLGHQEIERSRTEFEIKPLTKAQKEQVLADNEYQQVNDLDSFPGFNLGFYTISDKGEEVSQNLNLMFVPKTENGLWLEGDYLRDRAYEEARPIISHFQFNSQTKELLMTTNYTKVVSVDSITLTNPDLRIRKILNYQRPPAGKPLEKVLLVGFGVEQKVI; encoded by the coding sequence ATGAATACATCTGTTTTTGAGCAATTTTTTGATCACTGTGTAGGTAACTGGCAATCAGAAAGAACTTATCATTATCTAGGTCATCAGGAAATAGAGCGATCGCGTACTGAATTTGAAATCAAACCTCTGACAAAGGCTCAAAAAGAACAAGTTTTAGCCGATAATGAGTATCAACAAGTTAATGATTTAGATAGTTTTCCTGGTTTTAATCTAGGTTTCTACACTATTTCGGACAAAGGGGAAGAGGTAAGTCAAAATCTTAATTTGATGTTTGTGCCAAAAACTGAAAATGGTTTGTGGTTAGAAGGAGATTATTTACGCGATCGCGCTTACGAAGAAGCTAGACCCATTATTTCTCACTTTCAGTTTAATAGCCAAACCAAAGAACTATTGATGACGACTAATTACACTAAAGTAGTTTCCGTTGATTCGATCACACTAACCAATCCTGATTTACGGATTCGGAAAATTCTTAACTATCAACGTCCCCCTGCTGGAAAACCTTTAGAAAAAGTATTACTAGTTGGATTTGGAGTTGAACAGAAAGTAATCTGA
- a CDS encoding sugar transferase — MNSPASRSTIAWLLFTSDIIGLLFCFNLAFLLRLEEIIDWRSPILYGLILVYLLGLYLADTYRLEIKLSGLWTSERVLFGILATVTVITSCIYLTGLWGSEPIVGRGILFISVGFFTIWAIAWRLLTGKWVKITEAKSRFLVLGSGEQALRFGLEYQSFHAKTDFVFLTKNNLEINQKLETEQNLIIDNFDNFSTWSKQSWSGVLIDDTVDNLSNEMIRELMEMRLKGVYVYSLANFCEQYWQKIPPSYIQDDWFAFTSGFSILHNRINIKLKKVIDKVAAGLLLILTFPLFVLVAIAIKLDSPGAILYSQVRTGLNGKKFKVYKFRSMCQNAEKQGIQWAKKRDPRITRVGFFLRLSRIDELPQIWNVLKGDMSLVGPRPERPEFDLQLREEIPYYDVRYLVKPGITGWAQVCYPYGSSVEDAYQKVAYDLYYIKNYSLLLDLKIAFKTLRVMILGKGR, encoded by the coding sequence ATGAATAGTCCTGCTTCTCGTTCTACTATTGCTTGGTTGCTTTTTACTAGCGATATCATCGGCTTACTGTTCTGTTTTAATTTAGCTTTTTTGTTGCGCTTAGAAGAAATTATCGATTGGCGATCGCCAATTTTATATGGATTAATTTTAGTTTATTTACTAGGGCTTTATTTAGCAGATACCTATCGACTAGAAATTAAACTTTCTGGTCTGTGGACTTCAGAAAGAGTTTTATTTGGAATATTGGCTACAGTTACTGTCATTACTTCCTGTATTTATCTTACTGGCTTATGGGGAAGTGAACCAATTGTTGGAAGAGGTATTTTATTCATTAGCGTTGGTTTTTTTACAATTTGGGCGATCGCCTGGAGATTATTAACAGGAAAATGGGTAAAAATTACTGAAGCAAAAAGTCGTTTTTTAGTTTTAGGTAGTGGCGAACAAGCTTTACGTTTTGGTTTAGAATATCAAAGTTTTCATGCCAAAACTGATTTTGTTTTTTTAACAAAAAATAATTTAGAAATTAACCAAAAACTTGAAACAGAGCAAAATTTAATTATTGATAATTTTGATAATTTTAGTACTTGGAGTAAGCAATCTTGGTCAGGAGTTTTAATCGACGATACAGTAGATAATCTTTCTAATGAAATGATTAGAGAGTTAATGGAGATGCGATTAAAAGGTGTATATGTTTACAGCTTGGCAAATTTTTGCGAACAATATTGGCAAAAAATTCCACCTTCCTATATTCAAGATGATTGGTTTGCTTTCACTTCAGGCTTTAGTATTTTACATAATCGCATTAATATTAAACTTAAAAAAGTAATTGATAAAGTAGCAGCAGGATTGTTGTTAATCCTAACCTTCCCACTATTTGTACTCGTAGCAATTGCCATTAAACTAGATAGTCCTGGTGCCATTCTTTATTCCCAAGTCCGAACAGGATTAAACGGTAAAAAGTTTAAAGTTTATAAGTTTCGTTCGATGTGTCAAAATGCGGAAAAACAAGGAATTCAATGGGCAAAAAAAAGAGATCCTAGAATCACGAGAGTAGGTTTTTTTCTCCGTCTTAGCAGAATTGATGAACTACCACAAATTTGGAATGTTCTTAAAGGAGATATGAGTTTAGTAGGCCCGCGTCCAGAAAGACCAGAATTTGATTTACAGTTAAGAGAAGAAATTCCTTACTATGATGTTCGTTATTTAGTTAAACCAGGAATTACAGGATGGGCGCAAGTTTGTTATCCTTACGGTTCTTCAGTAGAAGACGCTTATCAAAAAGTTGCTTACGACCTATACTATATTAAAAATTATTCCTTGCTTTTAGACCTCAAAATTGCTTTTAAAACCTTGCGTGTGATGATTTTAGGCAAAGGAAGGTAA
- a CDS encoding phosphoketolase family protein: MTVATNIPAFCQGIQYFQEKLSGFAEYGQEPAIKEGEIAIASTQDKAAVYQTMLAADALRYLTLQITASKESGHPGGFASIADTIAALVMLGYKNIITEVGHHAPGFYSNVFLDTSLEAISINTVQDLRDRFREMHGLLGHLSGQIPGLLNPAGPLGQGQHFAMAGAKLHPGVLFPVTIGDGGLGEPYIMSSFGHFNTAYPEVTNFLPILVWNGYSQEHHSMVSTKTNEEMIAYWHGNGFAEVILVNAKDYDDSNQPGEYVDSTKFSFDSRMAFTQAILEATDQAAKSALSGKLTVLIIKQLKGAGVHKRGAQSHNLYPGDSVEKDYIVNALQERALTPEAWQLVRTNYLRSNGGAAVDTVVTEKELPLPDLGNLPLEEYPVEGDKKVATTAMGAIVGYVGKQDPNFVVTNADGNAASGINNINVALKIIHPTTDDLYFQQPQGQVYEPLSEDACAGLAVGLALFGARTLWCSYESFAINGLPIWQTVTQAMAELRRTTPSTITLFTAGALEQGRNGWTHQRPEIENYFAAMMRNGNVFPLFPCDANSIQVCYEWALSTRNKGITITASKSPLPIRTTFAQTHEGLEKGAVVLQEISGDKTVTFAVIGDMTLIPVFEAAEQLKSQGIGCKIVSVINPRRLYRSSDVAWETCSEKDGGFLTDAEFDNLFSGDALIGITGGTSAMLETIMLRSNSRRDVFAWKRGETTASAGQIMAFNGLTADNFVKRARQLIG; encoded by the coding sequence ATGACCGTTGCCACCAACATTCCAGCATTTTGTCAAGGTATTCAGTATTTTCAAGAAAAATTGTCGGGTTTTGCTGAATACGGGCAAGAACCAGCTATCAAAGAGGGAGAAATTGCGATCGCCTCTACTCAAGACAAAGCAGCGGTTTATCAAACCATGTTAGCAGCCGATGCGCTACGTTATCTAACTCTACAAATTACTGCTAGTAAAGAATCAGGACATCCAGGCGGGTTTGCAAGTATTGCCGATACTATTGCTGCTTTAGTGATGCTAGGCTACAAAAACATTATTACTGAAGTAGGACATCACGCCCCAGGGTTTTATAGTAATGTCTTTTTAGATACTTCCTTAGAAGCAATAAGTATTAATACCGTGCAGGATTTACGCGATCGCTTTCGAGAAATGCACGGACTTTTAGGACACTTATCAGGACAAATTCCAGGACTATTAAATCCCGCAGGACCTTTAGGACAAGGACAACACTTTGCGATGGCAGGGGCAAAACTTCATCCTGGTGTGCTATTCCCTGTTACCATTGGCGATGGGGGTTTGGGCGAACCCTATATCATGAGTAGTTTTGGTCATTTTAATACTGCCTATCCTGAAGTTACCAATTTCTTACCGATTCTAGTTTGGAATGGTTATTCTCAAGAACACCACAGTATGGTGTCTACCAAAACCAATGAAGAGATGATTGCTTATTGGCATGGTAATGGTTTTGCAGAAGTAATTTTAGTTAATGCTAAAGATTATGATGATAGCAATCAACCAGGAGAATATGTAGATAGCACCAAGTTCTCTTTTGACAGTAGAATGGCATTTACTCAAGCAATCTTAGAAGCAACGGATCAAGCTGCTAAATCTGCATTGAGTGGAAAACTAACCGTTTTAATTATTAAGCAATTAAAAGGTGCAGGTGTACATAAACGAGGCGCACAATCCCATAATTTATATCCAGGAGATAGTGTAGAAAAAGATTATATTGTTAACGCATTACAAGAGAGGGCATTAACTCCTGAAGCTTGGCAACTAGTTAGAACTAATTATCTTCGTTCTAATGGTGGTGCAGCAGTAGATACAGTAGTTACAGAAAAAGAATTACCTTTACCAGACTTAGGCAACTTACCCTTAGAAGAATATCCTGTCGAAGGAGATAAAAAAGTTGCTACGACAGCAATGGGTGCGATCGTAGGTTATGTTGGTAAACAAGACCCTAATTTTGTCGTGACAAATGCTGATGGAAATGCAGCATCAGGCATCAATAATATTAATGTTGCTCTCAAAATTATTCATCCTACCACCGATGATCTTTACTTTCAGCAACCCCAAGGACAAGTTTACGAACCTCTTAGTGAAGATGCTTGTGCTGGTTTAGCAGTTGGGTTAGCTTTGTTTGGGGCGCGTACTCTTTGGTGTTCTTATGAATCTTTTGCCATCAATGGTTTACCTATTTGGCAAACTGTCACCCAAGCCATGGCAGAATTACGTCGTACTACACCTTCTACTATTACCTTGTTTACCGCAGGGGCATTAGAACAAGGACGCAACGGTTGGACTCACCAACGTCCCGAAATTGAAAACTACTTCGCTGCCATGATGCGCAATGGTAATGTTTTTCCTCTCTTTCCTTGTGATGCCAATAGTATCCAGGTTTGTTACGAATGGGCATTGAGTACTAGAAATAAAGGTATTACTATTACTGCTAGTAAATCTCCTCTCCCAATTCGGACTACTTTTGCTCAAACTCACGAAGGATTAGAAAAAGGTGCAGTAGTATTGCAAGAGATATCTGGAGATAAAACGGTGACTTTTGCTGTCATCGGTGATATGACCTTAATTCCCGTTTTTGAAGCAGCAGAACAACTCAAATCTCAAGGAATTGGTTGTAAAATTGTTTCTGTAATTAATCCTCGTCGTTTATACCGTTCTTCCGATGTTGCTTGGGAAACTTGTAGCGAAAAAGACGGCGGTTTCTTAACTGATGCAGAGTTTGACAACCTATTTAGTGGTGATGCCTTAATTGGAATTACTGGTGGTACAAGTGCCATGTTAGAAACCATTATGTTGCGTAGTAATTCTAGGCGAGATGTATTTGCTTGGAAGCGTGGCGAAACTACTGCTAGTGCTGGTCAAATTATGGCGTTTAATGGTTTAACCGCCGATAATTTTGTCAAGCGTGCCAGACAATTGATTGGCTAA
- a CDS encoding ABC transporter substrate-binding protein, producing the protein MILGCSVLVLSLIILPALTQQATTVTVLIQALEAAQWQPLVTEFNQTHPQIKLQIIEGPNATNQVEDLYTSSFLLGQSPYDLVYMDIVWVPKFAAAGWLLPLSDRLTTTELKEFLAGDVNGGTFQGQLYRMPFRSDAGMLYYRQDLLSANNYQPPRTFEELMAISQDLQEKGVSQWGYLWQGKQYEGLSAMFVEILQGFGGFWIEPDTLEVGLDQPEAIRGVEFLRSTVAKNISPAGVTTYAEEETRRLFQEGKAIFLRNWPYVVGLASAEDSPIQGKFAIKPMVHAPGYPSGACQGGWGLGIAANTQHPDAALEVIKFFASEDSQREFVLATGYVPSRRSLFNDPKIVAKYPHYPELLKVVESSALRPPIAQYAQASDILQRYLSAALTNKMNPTEAMQAAAKETRRLLIN; encoded by the coding sequence TTGATTCTTGGTTGCTCAGTTCTTGTTTTAAGTTTAATTATTTTACCTGCTTTAACACAACAAGCAACCACAGTTACAGTTTTAATTCAGGCTTTAGAAGCAGCACAATGGCAACCTTTAGTTACAGAATTTAATCAAACTCATCCTCAAATTAAACTACAAATTATTGAAGGTCCAAATGCTACTAATCAGGTAGAAGATTTATATACATCTTCGTTTTTATTAGGACAATCTCCTTATGATTTAGTTTATATGGATATTGTTTGGGTACCCAAATTTGCTGCTGCTGGTTGGTTATTACCTTTATCAGACCGACTTACTACTACAGAATTAAAAGAATTTTTAGCAGGCGATGTCAACGGTGGTACGTTTCAAGGGCAATTATATCGAATGCCCTTTCGTTCCGATGCAGGAATGCTTTATTACCGCCAAGACTTATTGAGTGCCAATAACTATCAACCACCCAGAACCTTTGAAGAATTAATGGCAATTTCCCAAGATTTACAAGAAAAAGGAGTAAGTCAATGGGGTTATTTGTGGCAAGGAAAACAATACGAGGGTTTATCCGCCATGTTTGTCGAAATTTTACAAGGTTTTGGCGGTTTTTGGATTGAACCAGATACTCTTGAAGTAGGATTAGACCAACCAGAAGCAATTCGAGGAGTAGAATTTTTACGTAGTACTGTAGCGAAAAATATTTCTCCTGCGGGAGTGACTACCTACGCAGAAGAGGAAACTCGTCGTTTATTCCAAGAAGGAAAAGCAATCTTTTTACGTAACTGGCCTTATGTGGTTGGTTTAGCTTCAGCAGAAGATTCTCCCATTCAAGGTAAATTTGCTATTAAACCAATGGTTCATGCACCAGGTTATCCTAGTGGTGCTTGTCAAGGAGGATGGGGACTAGGTATTGCTGCAAATACTCAACATCCAGATGCAGCGTTGGAAGTAATTAAGTTTTTTGCTAGTGAGGATTCTCAACGTGAATTTGTTTTAGCTACGGGTTATGTTCCTAGTCGTAGATCTTTATTTAATGACCCTAAAATTGTTGCTAAATATCCCCATTATCCTGAATTGTTAAAAGTGGTGGAAAGTTCTGCTCTGCGTCCTCCTATTGCTCAATACGCTCAAGCTTCTGATATTTTACAACGCTATCTCAGTGCAGCTTTAACTAATAAAATGAATCCTACTGAAGCTATGCAGGCAGCAGCTAAAGAAACACGAAGATTATTAATTAACTAG
- a CDS encoding TolB family protein, whose protein sequence is MKALGKFNLIWLCFLSAALMSSCSRALLTTPEILTGGINSNSAEEHPTYSSDGRYLAFASDRNSNRDIFLYDLQQRQLVSLPNLNRRNSSQDQPSLSADGQYLAYVSNERGKTDIFVYNRQTQTTELLSANVRGSVSHPTISGDGSKVAFQTSQSGQWQIVIVNRN, encoded by the coding sequence ATGAAGGCTTTAGGAAAGTTTAATTTAATCTGGTTATGTTTCCTTAGTGCTGCTTTGATGAGTAGTTGTAGCCGAGCTTTATTGACTACCCCTGAAATTTTGACAGGAGGAATTAATAGTAACTCTGCTGAAGAACACCCTACTTATAGTAGTGATGGTCGCTATCTCGCTTTTGCTTCAGACCGTAATAGCAATCGAGACATTTTTTTGTATGATTTACAACAGCGTCAATTGGTTTCATTGCCCAACCTCAATCGTCGAAATTCTTCTCAAGACCAACCTTCCCTCAGTGCTGACGGACAATATTTAGCTTATGTTTCCAATGAACGGGGTAAAACTGATATTTTTGTTTATAATCGTCAAACTCAAACCACAGAATTATTAAGTGCTAATGTTCGCGGTTCGGTTAGTCATCCAACTATTAGCGGTGATGGCAGTAAAGTAGCTTTTCAAACTAGTCAATCTGGTCAATGGCAAATTGTAATTGTTAATCGTAATTAA